A single region of the Peromyscus eremicus chromosome 16_21, PerEre_H2_v1, whole genome shotgun sequence genome encodes:
- the Nrm gene encoding nurim — MAPALLLVPAALASFILAFGTGVEFVRFTSLRPLLGGTPESGGPDARRGWLAALQDRSILTSLAWDLGLLLLFVVQHSLMATETVKEWTSRYFGVLQRSLYVACTALALQLVMRYWETIPRGPVLWEARAEPWATWVPLLCFVLHVVSWLLIFSILLVFDYAELMGLKQVYYHVLGLGEPLALKSPRALRLFSHLRHPVCVELLTVLWVVPTLGTDRLLLALLLTLYLGLAHGLDQQDLRYLRSQLQRKLQLLSRPQDGGAE, encoded by the exons ATGGCCCCGGCGCTGCTGCTGGTCCCGGCGGCTCTTGCCTCCTTCATCCTGGCCTTTGGTACCGGAGTGGAGTTCGTGCGTTTCACCTCCCTGCGGCCGCTGCTTGGAGGGACCCCGGAGTCTGGCGGTCCGG ATGCCCGCCGTGGGTGGTTAGCTGCCTTGCAGGATCGAAGCATTCTTACCTCCCTGGCTTGGGATCTTGGGCTTCTGCTATTGTTTGTGGTGCAGCACAGCCTCATGGCAACCGagacagtgaaggaatggacgTCCCGGTACTTTGGAGTCCTTCAGAGGTCGCTGTATGTGGCATGCACTGCCCTGGCCTTGCAG CTGGTGATGCGGTACTGGGAGACTATACCCAGAGGCCCAGTGTTGTGGGAGGCTCGGGCTGAACCATGGGCCACCTGGGTGCCCCTCCTCTGCTTTGTGCTCCACGTCGTTTCCTGGCTCCTCATCTTCAGCATCCTTCTGGTCTTTGACTACGCTGAACTCATGGGCCTCAAACAG gtATATTACCATGTCCTGGGCCTGGGCGAGCCTCTGGCTCTGAAGTCTCCTCGGGCTCTGAGACTCTTTTCCCACCTTCGACACCCAGTATGTGTGGAACTTCTGACGGTGCTGTGGGTGGTTCCCACCCTGGGCACTGACCGCCTCCTCCTGGCTCTCCTCCTTACCCTCTACCTGGGCTTGGCACATGGGCTGGACCAGCAAGATCTCCGCTACCTTCGGTCTCAGTTACAAAGAAAACTCCAGCTTCTCTCCAGACCCCAGGATGGGGGAGCAGAGTGA
- the Mdc1 gene encoding mediator of DNA damage checkpoint protein 1 isoform X2, producing MENTQVINWDAEEEEETEISSGSLGYSLEPIGRLRLFSSTHGPERDFPLYLGKNVIGRSPDCSVALPFPSISKQHAVIEISACNKAPILQDCGSLNGTQLVKPPKVLTPGVSHRLRDRELILFADFPCQYHRVDVPPPLVSRGLLTIEKTPRIQGGSQTSRVLLAEDSEEEMDFPSGRCVANGSRNTTSPSATVVPESDEEGSSPAPSVPGPSLPLDLGSDTDEEQGQQPAVGGSSSAARNGIRLVQAQPAEQKFKDPKVTSGAGSGAALAGPVVEKSPTPGEDSDTEVDEEHQPSVDSDTDMEEERIPMTPPVVPGKKKKKKKKKRVLLGVGTKDPGAPGAAHLQDSPAGSDTDVEEGKMPLAVPQERNHTSMVINSDTDEEDEVSAAFTLAHLKERGITLWSRDPGVEEVKSQPQVLVERSQSASGRDSDTDVEEGKREMVPDSPMDLEEALTVTHSESQPPHRPGDVDEDVDMSSPGGHLEGNQASSATVDNNGAQEEEEIPPEPAVTLGEKHQLPPEEAQPPEEDWETAVEEGSSSAVADVRKSQQPVAEDTGTEWAAAGSEQESTLEVGAQSRPPATPVEQVMVCTGTPGGPTQPQRKEAQTPTGREKGAQMDRTQNAKDCCDESEDLCLPATQCFVKRESQSSEAVQSLEDEPTQVFSCMLPQEPGPSHASLQTPGPGALDVPWEVLATQPFCLREPEASEPRLIATHLEAQGSSPSPTSVPPGHQHLVHKELLGLEDREIQTVEKAMGHLSFQMTSAEKASKGDPEPPAHGLLSPVPEASAPPQSLLTSQSQKQSTPQPLFLTSSPSEIQLPGILHTKPNVRPRRSSRMTPSPHSSAAPRPASRTTRGRASRSSTRTPEPTVPTDSELQPPTSTEQPVIPKPASQGTQGSTNSSFVNTPEPVVLTGPEIQPPTSTEQLVNPNSTPRATRSRPSRSSIKTTEPLIPIGPELQPLPSTEQPVIPKPTSPATRGRPRKSSVRTPELVVPTVSELQPPTSTEQPVNPKPTSRGRPRKFSIRTPQPVVPTVSELQPPTSTEQPITPNLTSQSSQGRSSRSVRTPEPIVPTGHELQPPTSTEQPATPEPSSQGRTHKSSVRTPEASIPTTSELQSFTSREQPAHKPTALGTRGRRCKASNEDSESVGPVAPDFEPPISKDHLVAPEVIGQSITLKSSPLSAPPVSTTPKLQPPVPTAQPVPLEPIPQASHRRRRKAAGKQGSHTVPIGHEPYSAPSEPESQSSTSQGSGTLETAESITVTPEPTVPQVPETPTHSPLMQNEAAGRPGPIPKPQPEASQVRKKPSTTTDSPVQKRPRRRVPQKTTEPKEEDLSETQVKEESQEKAIPTPDKRKRHRAEDETQGNPSRSRRAKPNQEAAAPKVLFTGVVDSRGERAVLALGGSLASSVNEASHLVTDRIRRTVKFLCALGKGIPILSLNWLYQSRKAGCFLPPDDYLVTDPEQEKNFSFSLRDALSRARERRLLEGYEIHVTPGVQPPPPQMGEIISCCGGTILPSMPHSYKPHRVVITCTEDLPRCAIPSRLGLPLLSSEFLLTGVLKQEATPEAFVLSNLEMSST from the exons ATGGAAAACACCCAAGTTATTAACTGGGATgctgaagaagaagaggagacagaaatatCCAGTGGGTCCTTGGGGTATAGCTTGGAGCCTATAGGGCGGTTACGTCTCTTCAGTAGTACTCATGGACCAGAAAGAG ATTTCCCACTCTACCTTGGCAAGAATGTAATTGGCCGAAGCCCTGACTGTTCTGTGGCCCTGCCTTTTCCATCCATCTCTAAACAGCATGCAGTGATTGAAATCTCAGCTTGCAACAAAGCCCCTATCCTCCAGGATTGTGGGAGCCTCAATGGCACTCAACTCGTAAAGCCCCCTAAGGTCCTGACCCCTGGAGTAAGCCATCGTCTGAGGGACCGGGAATTAATTCTGTTTGCAGACTTTCCCTGCCAATACCATCGCGTGGATGTCCCTCCACCTTTGGTCTCTCGGGGACTCCTAACTATAGAGAAGACTCCCAGAATACAGGGAGGATCCCAAACCTCTAGAGTTTTGTTGGCTGAGGATTCAGAGGAGGAAATGG attttcCGTCTGGAaggtgtgtggcaaatggatcaagGAATACAACGTCCCCCTCAGCAACAGTAGTTCCAGAAAG TGATGAGGAGGGGTCTTCTCCAGCCCCGAGTGTCCCCGGGCCGTCTCTGCCCTTGGACTTGGGCAGTGACACAGATGAAGAACAAGGTCAGCAACCGGCAGTGGGGGGGTCCTCTTCCGCTGCCAGGAATGGCATCCGGCTGGTACAGGCTCAGCCTGCtgagcagaagttcaaggacccAAAAGTCACGAGTGGAGCAGGCAGTGGAGCGGCTCTGGCTGGGCCGGTTGTGGAGAAGAGCCCCACTCCTGGGGAGGACAGTGATACAGAAGTGGATGAAGAGCACCAGCCTTCTGTGGACAGTGATACAGATATGGAGGAAGAGAGGATCCCTATGACCCCACCTGTAGttcctgggaagaagaagaagaagaagaagaagaagcgaGTCCTGCTTGGAGTTGGTACAAAGGATCCTGGAGCACCTGGAGCGGCACATCTGCAGGACAGCCCAGCTGGTAGTGACACAGATGTGGAGGAGGGCAAGATGCCACTGGCTGTCCCTCAAGAGAGAAACCACACATCCATGGTGATCAACAGCGATACAGATGAGGAGGATGAAGTCTCTGCAGCATTCACCTTGGCCCATCTGAAAGAGAGAGGAATTACTTTGTGGAGCAGAGACCCAGGCGTGGAAGAGGTCAAGTCCCAACCACAGGTCCTTGTAGAACGAAGCCAGAGTGCCTCTGGGAGAGACAGTGACACTGACgtggaggagggaaagagagagatggtCCCTGACAGCCCCATGGACCTAGAAGAAGCTCTTACTGTCACACATTCAGAGAGCCAGCCTCCCCATAGACCCGGTGATGTAGATGAGGATGTGGATATGAGTTCCCCTGGTGGCCATCTAGAGGGAAATCAGGCCTCCTCTGCCACAGTAGACAACAATGGTgcacaagaggaggaggaaatccCGCCAGAGCCAGCTGTTACCCTGGGGGAGAAGCACCAGCTGCCTCCAGAGGAAGCCCAGCCTCCTgaggaggactgggaaacagcTGTGGAGGAAGGCTCATCTTCAGCAGTGGCAGATGTAAGAAAGAGCCAGCAGCCAGTAGCAGAAGATACTGGGACAGAGTGGGCTGCAGCTGGTTCTGAGCAGGagagcactctggaggtgggggCCCAAAGCAGGCCACCTGCTACACCGGTGGAGCAGGTGATGGTATGTACAGGTACTCCAGGGGGTCCCACCCAGCCACAGAGAAAGGAAGCCCAGACCcccacaggaagagagaaaggagcacAAATGGACAGGACCCAGAATGCCAAAGACTGTTGTGATG AATCTGAAGATCTGTGTCTTCCAGCTACCCAATGTTTTGTAAAAAGGGAGAGCCAGAGCTCAGAAG CTGTCCAGAGTTTGGAAGATGAGCCTACCCAGGTCTTCTCATGTATGCTTCCCCAAGAGCCTGGACCTTCCCATGCTAGTCTTCAGACTCCAG GTCCTGGTGCTCTGGATGTGCCATGGGAAGTCTTGGCTACACAGCCGTTTTGTCTGAGAGAACCTGAGGCCTCTGAACCCCGGCTCATTGCCACCCACCTCGAAGCTCAGGGATCTAGTCCATCTCCAACTAGTGTACCACCAGGACACCAGCATCTGGTTCACAAGGAGCTCTTGGGACTTgaagacagagagatacagactGTGGAGAAAGCCATGG GCCACTTGAGTTTCCAGATGACATCTGCTGAAAAGGCCTCCAAG GGTGATCCAGAACCCCCAGCCCATGGCCTGCTTTCTCCGGTGCCTGAAGCTTCAGCTCCACCTCAAAGTCTCCTCACCTCTCAgagccaaaagcaatctacacctCAGCCTCTGTTTTTGACATCTTCCCCTTCTGAGATACAGCTTCCTGGGATTCTTCATACAAAGCCTAATGTTAGGCCACGGCGGTCTTCCAGGATGACTCCCTCCCCACATTCCTCTGCTGCCCCTAGACCAGCATCTCGAACCACTCGGGGCAGGGCAAGTAGGTCCTCTACCAGGACCCCAGAACCGACCGTCCCTACAGACTCTGAACTTCAGCCTCCCACCTCCACAGAACAACCTGTCATCCCCAAACCCGCCTCTCAGGGCACTCAGGGCAGCACAAATAGTTCCTTTGTTAACACACCTGAACCAGTTGTTCTCACAGGTCCCGAAATCCAGCCTCCCACCTCCACAGAACAGCTTGTTAACCCAAATTCCACACCTCGGGCTACTCGGAGCAGGCCAAGTAGGTCTTCCATCAAGACCACAGAACCACTTATTCCCATTGGCCCTGAACTCCAGCCTCTCCCCTCCACAGAACAACCTGTCATACCTAAACCCACATCTCCGGCCACTCGAGGCAGGCCACGTAAGTCTTCTGTCAGGACCCCAGAACTAGTTGTCCCCACTGTTTCTGAACTCCAGCCACCCACCTCCACAGAACAGCCTGTTAACCCTAAACCCACATCTCGGGGCAGACCACGTAAGTTTTCTATCAGGACCCCACAACCAGTTGTCCCCACTGTCTCTGAACTCCAGCCACCCACCTCCACAGAACAGCCTATCACCCCTAACCTCACATCTCAGTCCTCTCAGGGCAGGTCAAGTAGGTCTGTCAGGACTCCAGAACCAATTGTCCCCACTGGCCATGAACTCCAGCCACCCACCTCCACAGAACAGCCTGCCACCCCTGAGCCCTCATCTCAGGGCAGGACACATAAGTCTTCTGTCAGAACTCCTGAGGCAAGCATTCCCACAACCTCTGAACTCCAGTCGTTCACCTCTAGAGAACAGCCTGCTCACAAGCCCACAGCTCTGGGCACTCGGGGAAGGAGATGTAAGGCCTCCAATGAGGATTCTGAATCAGTTGGACCAGTAGCCCCTGATTTTGAGCCTCCCATCTCCAAAGACCATCTTGTTGCCCCTGAGGTGATAGGTCAGAGCATAACACTAAAGTCTTCACCACTAAGTGCTCCCCCAGTTTCCACTACCCCTAAACTCCAGCCTCCTGTCCCCACAGCCCAGCCTGTTCCCCTGGAGCCTATTCCTCAAGCTAGTCACCGAAGGAGGCGGAAGGCTGCTGGGAAACAGGGCTCCCACACAGTTCCCATTGGCCACGAGCCTTACTCTGCACCCTCTGAACCTGAGTCCCAATCTTCAACCAGCCAAGGCTCAGGGACATTAGAAACAGCTGAGTCGATTACAGTCACTCCTGAGCCCACTGTTCCCCAGGTTCCAGAGACCCCCACTCACAGTCCTCTGATGCAAAATGAAGCAGCTGGGAGACCAGGGCCCATTCCCAAGCCCCAGCCTGAGGCTTCTCAAGTCCGCAAGAAGCCTTCCACTACCACAGACTCACCAGTTCAAAAACGTCCCCGAAGACGAGTTCCCCAGAAGACCACAGAACCCAAGGAAGAAGATCTTTCAGAAACTCAAGTGAAGGAAGAG TCTCAGGAGAAAGCAATTCCAACACCAGACAAAAGAAAGAGGCACCGTGCCGAAGACGAGACCCAAGGAAACCCAAGTCGAAGCCGGCGGGCTAAGCCTAACCAAGAAGCGGCAGCCCCCAAG GTACTGTTCACAGGCGTTGTGGATTCTCGTGGGGAGCGTGCAGTCCTGGCTCTGGGAGGCAGTCTGGCCAGCTCCGTAAATGAGGCCTCCCACTTGGTCACTGATCGCATCCGCAGGACAGTCAAGTTCTTGTGTGCCCTGGGGAAGGGGATCCCCATCCTCTCCCTGAACTGGCTGTATCAG TCCAGAAAGGCAGGTTGCTTCTTGCCGCCGGATGACTACTTGGTGACTGATCCTGAACAAGAGAAGAATTTTAGCTTCAGCCTTCGGGATGCCCTGAGCCGAGCTCGGGAGCGAAGACTGCTGGAG GGCTACGAGATTCATGTGACCCCTGGAGTGCAGCCACCCCCACCTCAGATGGGAGAGATCATCAGCTGCTGTGGAGGCACAATCCTGCCCAGCATGCCCCATTCCTATAAG CCTCATCGAGTTGTCATAACTTGCACCGAAGACCTTCCTCGCTGTGCTATTCCATCTCGCCTGGGGCTACCTCTCCTCTCTTCTGAGTTCCTCCTGACTGGAGTGCTGAAGCAGGAAGCCACCCCAGAGGCCTTTGTCCTCTCCAATTTGGAAATGTCATctacctaa
- the Mdc1 gene encoding mediator of DNA damage checkpoint protein 1 isoform X1 — protein MENTQVINWDAEEEEETEISSGSLGYSLEPIGRLRLFSSTHGPERDFPLYLGKNVIGRSPDCSVALPFPSISKQHAVIEISACNKAPILQDCGSLNGTQLVKPPKVLTPGVSHRLRDRELILFADFPCQYHRVDVPPPLVSRGLLTIEKTPRIQGGSQTSRVLLAEDSEEEMDFPSGRCVANGSRNTTSPSATVVPESDEEGSSPAPSVPGPSLPLDLGSDTDEEQGQQPAVGGSSSAARNGIRLVQAQPAEQKFKDPKVTSGAGSGAALAGPVVEKSPTPGEDSDTEVDEEHQPSVDSDTDMEEERIPMTPPVVPGKKKKKKKKKRVLLGVGTKDPGAPGAAHLQDSPAGSDTDVEEGKMPLAVPQERNHTSMVINSDTDEEDEVSAAFTLAHLKERGITLWSRDPGVEEVKSQPQVLVERSQSASGRDSDTDVEEGKREMVPDSPMDLEEALTVTHSESQPPHRPGDVDEDVDMSSPGGHLEGNQASSATVDNNGAQEEEEIPPEPAVTLGEKHQLPPEEAQPPEEDWETAVEEGSSSAVADVRKSQQPVAEDTGTEWAAAGSEQESTLEVGAQSRPPATPVEQVMVCTGTPGGPTQPQRKEAQTPTGREKGAQMDRTQNAKDCCDESEDLCLPATQCFVKRESQSSEAVQSLEDEPTQVFSCMLPQEPGPSHASLQTPGPGALDVPWEVLATQPFCLREPEASEPRLIATHLEAQGSSPSPTSVPPGHQHLVHKELLGLEDREIQTVEKAMGIPKETADRVTSEREPLGRTPNSGREVVMEEEELTQGKEDREPEKGLARDRQGQQSDKVKGRGREGSGESLKVETEMSKDTQKREREVGNPEPETEWAPAGLEVTLDSGLTEGGSHDQTEQIADLTLKPGFGMGDLEELAPALVVSGSQGDGGKGDPVSPGRQQRGHLSFQMTSAEKASKGDPEPPAHGLLSPVPEASAPPQSLLTSQSQKQSTPQPLFLTSSPSEIQLPGILHTKPNVRPRRSSRMTPSPHSSAAPRPASRTTRGRASRSSTRTPEPTVPTDSELQPPTSTEQPVIPKPASQGTQGSTNSSFVNTPEPVVLTGPEIQPPTSTEQLVNPNSTPRATRSRPSRSSIKTTEPLIPIGPELQPLPSTEQPVIPKPTSPATRGRPRKSSVRTPELVVPTVSELQPPTSTEQPVNPKPTSRGRPRKFSIRTPQPVVPTVSELQPPTSTEQPITPNLTSQSSQGRSSRSVRTPEPIVPTGHELQPPTSTEQPATPEPSSQGRTHKSSVRTPEASIPTTSELQSFTSREQPAHKPTALGTRGRRCKASNEDSESVGPVAPDFEPPISKDHLVAPEVIGQSITLKSSPLSAPPVSTTPKLQPPVPTAQPVPLEPIPQASHRRRRKAAGKQGSHTVPIGHEPYSAPSEPESQSSTSQGSGTLETAESITVTPEPTVPQVPETPTHSPLMQNEAAGRPGPIPKPQPEASQVRKKPSTTTDSPVQKRPRRRVPQKTTEPKEEDLSETQVKEESQEKAIPTPDKRKRHRAEDETQGNPSRSRRAKPNQEAAAPKVLFTGVVDSRGERAVLALGGSLASSVNEASHLVTDRIRRTVKFLCALGKGIPILSLNWLYQSRKAGCFLPPDDYLVTDPEQEKNFSFSLRDALSRARERRLLEGYEIHVTPGVQPPPPQMGEIISCCGGTILPSMPHSYKPHRVVITCTEDLPRCAIPSRLGLPLLSSEFLLTGVLKQEATPEAFVLSNLEMSST, from the exons ATGGAAAACACCCAAGTTATTAACTGGGATgctgaagaagaagaggagacagaaatatCCAGTGGGTCCTTGGGGTATAGCTTGGAGCCTATAGGGCGGTTACGTCTCTTCAGTAGTACTCATGGACCAGAAAGAG ATTTCCCACTCTACCTTGGCAAGAATGTAATTGGCCGAAGCCCTGACTGTTCTGTGGCCCTGCCTTTTCCATCCATCTCTAAACAGCATGCAGTGATTGAAATCTCAGCTTGCAACAAAGCCCCTATCCTCCAGGATTGTGGGAGCCTCAATGGCACTCAACTCGTAAAGCCCCCTAAGGTCCTGACCCCTGGAGTAAGCCATCGTCTGAGGGACCGGGAATTAATTCTGTTTGCAGACTTTCCCTGCCAATACCATCGCGTGGATGTCCCTCCACCTTTGGTCTCTCGGGGACTCCTAACTATAGAGAAGACTCCCAGAATACAGGGAGGATCCCAAACCTCTAGAGTTTTGTTGGCTGAGGATTCAGAGGAGGAAATGG attttcCGTCTGGAaggtgtgtggcaaatggatcaagGAATACAACGTCCCCCTCAGCAACAGTAGTTCCAGAAAG TGATGAGGAGGGGTCTTCTCCAGCCCCGAGTGTCCCCGGGCCGTCTCTGCCCTTGGACTTGGGCAGTGACACAGATGAAGAACAAGGTCAGCAACCGGCAGTGGGGGGGTCCTCTTCCGCTGCCAGGAATGGCATCCGGCTGGTACAGGCTCAGCCTGCtgagcagaagttcaaggacccAAAAGTCACGAGTGGAGCAGGCAGTGGAGCGGCTCTGGCTGGGCCGGTTGTGGAGAAGAGCCCCACTCCTGGGGAGGACAGTGATACAGAAGTGGATGAAGAGCACCAGCCTTCTGTGGACAGTGATACAGATATGGAGGAAGAGAGGATCCCTATGACCCCACCTGTAGttcctgggaagaagaagaagaagaagaagaagaagcgaGTCCTGCTTGGAGTTGGTACAAAGGATCCTGGAGCACCTGGAGCGGCACATCTGCAGGACAGCCCAGCTGGTAGTGACACAGATGTGGAGGAGGGCAAGATGCCACTGGCTGTCCCTCAAGAGAGAAACCACACATCCATGGTGATCAACAGCGATACAGATGAGGAGGATGAAGTCTCTGCAGCATTCACCTTGGCCCATCTGAAAGAGAGAGGAATTACTTTGTGGAGCAGAGACCCAGGCGTGGAAGAGGTCAAGTCCCAACCACAGGTCCTTGTAGAACGAAGCCAGAGTGCCTCTGGGAGAGACAGTGACACTGACgtggaggagggaaagagagagatggtCCCTGACAGCCCCATGGACCTAGAAGAAGCTCTTACTGTCACACATTCAGAGAGCCAGCCTCCCCATAGACCCGGTGATGTAGATGAGGATGTGGATATGAGTTCCCCTGGTGGCCATCTAGAGGGAAATCAGGCCTCCTCTGCCACAGTAGACAACAATGGTgcacaagaggaggaggaaatccCGCCAGAGCCAGCTGTTACCCTGGGGGAGAAGCACCAGCTGCCTCCAGAGGAAGCCCAGCCTCCTgaggaggactgggaaacagcTGTGGAGGAAGGCTCATCTTCAGCAGTGGCAGATGTAAGAAAGAGCCAGCAGCCAGTAGCAGAAGATACTGGGACAGAGTGGGCTGCAGCTGGTTCTGAGCAGGagagcactctggaggtgggggCCCAAAGCAGGCCACCTGCTACACCGGTGGAGCAGGTGATGGTATGTACAGGTACTCCAGGGGGTCCCACCCAGCCACAGAGAAAGGAAGCCCAGACCcccacaggaagagagaaaggagcacAAATGGACAGGACCCAGAATGCCAAAGACTGTTGTGATG AATCTGAAGATCTGTGTCTTCCAGCTACCCAATGTTTTGTAAAAAGGGAGAGCCAGAGCTCAGAAG CTGTCCAGAGTTTGGAAGATGAGCCTACCCAGGTCTTCTCATGTATGCTTCCCCAAGAGCCTGGACCTTCCCATGCTAGTCTTCAGACTCCAG GTCCTGGTGCTCTGGATGTGCCATGGGAAGTCTTGGCTACACAGCCGTTTTGTCTGAGAGAACCTGAGGCCTCTGAACCCCGGCTCATTGCCACCCACCTCGAAGCTCAGGGATCTAGTCCATCTCCAACTAGTGTACCACCAGGACACCAGCATCTGGTTCACAAGGAGCTCTTGGGACTTgaagacagagagatacagactGTGGAGAAAGCCATGGGTATACCAAAGGAAACAGCAGACAGGGTGACCTCTGAGAGAGAGCCGCTGGGAAGGACACCAAACAGTGGGAGAGAAGTCgtgatggaggaagaagagctAACTCAGGGGAAAGAGGACAGAGAGCCAGAGAAGGGGTTAGCTAGAGACAGGCAGGGACAACAGTCTGACAAGGTGAAGGGTAGGGGTCGTGAAGGGAGTGGAGAGAGTTTGAAGGTAGAAACGGAGATGTCCAAagacacacagaagagagagagagaagtagggAACCCTGAACCGGAGACAGAGTGGGCGCCAGCTGGTTTAGAAGTGACCCTAGACAGCGGGTTAACAGAGGGAGGAAGCCATGATCAGACAGAGCAGATTGCTGATTTAACACTAAAGCCTGGATTTGGCATGGGGGACCTTGAGGAACTTGCACCAGCCCTGGTAGTCTCTGGGAGCCAgggagatggaggaaagggagaccCTGTGAGCCCCGGGAGGCAGCAGAGAG GCCACTTGAGTTTCCAGATGACATCTGCTGAAAAGGCCTCCAAG GGTGATCCAGAACCCCCAGCCCATGGCCTGCTTTCTCCGGTGCCTGAAGCTTCAGCTCCACCTCAAAGTCTCCTCACCTCTCAgagccaaaagcaatctacacctCAGCCTCTGTTTTTGACATCTTCCCCTTCTGAGATACAGCTTCCTGGGATTCTTCATACAAAGCCTAATGTTAGGCCACGGCGGTCTTCCAGGATGACTCCCTCCCCACATTCCTCTGCTGCCCCTAGACCAGCATCTCGAACCACTCGGGGCAGGGCAAGTAGGTCCTCTACCAGGACCCCAGAACCGACCGTCCCTACAGACTCTGAACTTCAGCCTCCCACCTCCACAGAACAACCTGTCATCCCCAAACCCGCCTCTCAGGGCACTCAGGGCAGCACAAATAGTTCCTTTGTTAACACACCTGAACCAGTTGTTCTCACAGGTCCCGAAATCCAGCCTCCCACCTCCACAGAACAGCTTGTTAACCCAAATTCCACACCTCGGGCTACTCGGAGCAGGCCAAGTAGGTCTTCCATCAAGACCACAGAACCACTTATTCCCATTGGCCCTGAACTCCAGCCTCTCCCCTCCACAGAACAACCTGTCATACCTAAACCCACATCTCCGGCCACTCGAGGCAGGCCACGTAAGTCTTCTGTCAGGACCCCAGAACTAGTTGTCCCCACTGTTTCTGAACTCCAGCCACCCACCTCCACAGAACAGCCTGTTAACCCTAAACCCACATCTCGGGGCAGACCACGTAAGTTTTCTATCAGGACCCCACAACCAGTTGTCCCCACTGTCTCTGAACTCCAGCCACCCACCTCCACAGAACAGCCTATCACCCCTAACCTCACATCTCAGTCCTCTCAGGGCAGGTCAAGTAGGTCTGTCAGGACTCCAGAACCAATTGTCCCCACTGGCCATGAACTCCAGCCACCCACCTCCACAGAACAGCCTGCCACCCCTGAGCCCTCATCTCAGGGCAGGACACATAAGTCTTCTGTCAGAACTCCTGAGGCAAGCATTCCCACAACCTCTGAACTCCAGTCGTTCACCTCTAGAGAACAGCCTGCTCACAAGCCCACAGCTCTGGGCACTCGGGGAAGGAGATGTAAGGCCTCCAATGAGGATTCTGAATCAGTTGGACCAGTAGCCCCTGATTTTGAGCCTCCCATCTCCAAAGACCATCTTGTTGCCCCTGAGGTGATAGGTCAGAGCATAACACTAAAGTCTTCACCACTAAGTGCTCCCCCAGTTTCCACTACCCCTAAACTCCAGCCTCCTGTCCCCACAGCCCAGCCTGTTCCCCTGGAGCCTATTCCTCAAGCTAGTCACCGAAGGAGGCGGAAGGCTGCTGGGAAACAGGGCTCCCACACAGTTCCCATTGGCCACGAGCCTTACTCTGCACCCTCTGAACCTGAGTCCCAATCTTCAACCAGCCAAGGCTCAGGGACATTAGAAACAGCTGAGTCGATTACAGTCACTCCTGAGCCCACTGTTCCCCAGGTTCCAGAGACCCCCACTCACAGTCCTCTGATGCAAAATGAAGCAGCTGGGAGACCAGGGCCCATTCCCAAGCCCCAGCCTGAGGCTTCTCAAGTCCGCAAGAAGCCTTCCACTACCACAGACTCACCAGTTCAAAAACGTCCCCGAAGACGAGTTCCCCAGAAGACCACAGAACCCAAGGAAGAAGATCTTTCAGAAACTCAAGTGAAGGAAGAG TCTCAGGAGAAAGCAATTCCAACACCAGACAAAAGAAAGAGGCACCGTGCCGAAGACGAGACCCAAGGAAACCCAAGTCGAAGCCGGCGGGCTAAGCCTAACCAAGAAGCGGCAGCCCCCAAG GTACTGTTCACAGGCGTTGTGGATTCTCGTGGGGAGCGTGCAGTCCTGGCTCTGGGAGGCAGTCTGGCCAGCTCCGTAAATGAGGCCTCCCACTTGGTCACTGATCGCATCCGCAGGACAGTCAAGTTCTTGTGTGCCCTGGGGAAGGGGATCCCCATCCTCTCCCTGAACTGGCTGTATCAG TCCAGAAAGGCAGGTTGCTTCTTGCCGCCGGATGACTACTTGGTGACTGATCCTGAACAAGAGAAGAATTTTAGCTTCAGCCTTCGGGATGCCCTGAGCCGAGCTCGGGAGCGAAGACTGCTGGAG GGCTACGAGATTCATGTGACCCCTGGAGTGCAGCCACCCCCACCTCAGATGGGAGAGATCATCAGCTGCTGTGGAGGCACAATCCTGCCCAGCATGCCCCATTCCTATAAG CCTCATCGAGTTGTCATAACTTGCACCGAAGACCTTCCTCGCTGTGCTATTCCATCTCGCCTGGGGCTACCTCTCCTCTCTTCTGAGTTCCTCCTGACTGGAGTGCTGAAGCAGGAAGCCACCCCAGAGGCCTTTGTCCTCTCCAATTTGGAAATGTCATctacctaa